A region from the Aegilops tauschii subsp. strangulata cultivar AL8/78 chromosome 5, Aet v6.0, whole genome shotgun sequence genome encodes:
- the LOC109770876 gene encoding putative ripening-related protein 2, which produces MLRFTSCLLLPALAASHLLLAAAGAGCGPSGTLRPTQSHPCQDCCKPRQAYPTYSCSPPVSSSTRAVMTLNDFGEGGDGGDPSECDGAFHRSLERVVALSTGWYSGGSRCGKSIRVRANGRSVLAKVVDECDTVNGCDREHAFQPPCRNNVVDASRAVWDALSITGEEVGECNITWSAA; this is translated from the coding sequence ATGCTGAGGTTCACCAGCTGCCTTCTGCTGCCCGCGCTAGCGGCGAGCCACCtgctgctcgccgccgccggcgctggCTGCGGGCCGAGCGGCACGCTCCGGCCGACCCAGAGCCACCCGTGCCAGGACTGCTGCAAGCCCAGGCAGGCGTACCCGACGTACAGCTGCTCGCCGCCAGTCTCCTCGTCCACCCGGGCGGTCATGACGCTGAACGACTtcggcgagggcggcgacggcggggacCCGTCCGAGTGCGACGGCGCGTTCCACCGCAGCTTGGAGCGCGTGGTGGCGCTGTCCACGGGGTGGTACAGCGGGGGCTCCCGCTGCGGCAAGAGCATACGGGTCCGAGCCAACGGCAGGTCCGTGCTTGCCAAGGTCGTCGACGAGTGCGACACCGTGAACGGGTGCGACCGCGAGCACGCCTTCCAGCCGCCGTGCCGTAACAACGTCGTCGATGCCTCCCGGGCGGTCTGGGATGCGCTGAGCATCACCGGGGAGGAGGTCGGCGAGTGCAACATCACTTGGTCCGCTGCATGA
- the LOC109770873 gene encoding aspartic proteinase nepenthesin-1 yields MKLALVALAVPLLLAASLYASTPPDTAEAFAGDVRVRLTHVDAGKQMSRRELIRRAMQRSKARAAALSVARSGGGRVPGKSARQQGEEQQQPGVPVRPSGDLEYLIDLAIGTPPQPVSALLDTGSDLIWTQCAPCASCLAQPDPLFAPAASSSYVPMRCSGQLCNDILHHSCQRPDTCTYRYNYGDGTTTLGVYATDRFTFASSSGERFSVPLGFGCGTMNVGSLNNGSGIVGFGRDPLSLVSQMSIRRFSYCLTPYTSTRKSTLLFGSLSDGVFDADDVATGQVQTTRLLQSRQNPTFYYVPFTGVTVGTRRLRIPLSAFALRPDGSGGVIVDSGTALTLFPAAVLAEVLRAFRAQLRLPFANSSSPDDGVCFATPMAAGGGRRASAARAVVAVPRMVFHFQGADLDLPRRNYVLDDPRRGSLCILLADSGDSGSTIGNFVQQDMRVLYDLEAETLSFAPAQC; encoded by the coding sequence ATGAAGCTGGCATTGGTGGCGCTGGCCGTGCCGCTGCTCCTCGCCGCCTCGCTCTACGCCTCGACGCCGCCGGACACGGCCGAGGCCTTCGCCGGGGACGTCCGCGTCCGCCTGACCCACGTGGACGCCGGGAAGCAGATGTCCAGGCGCGAGCTGATCAGGCGCGCCATGCAGCGCAGCAAGGCCAGGGCGGCGGCGCTCTCCGTGGCGAggagcggcggcgggcgcgtCCCCGGCAAGAGCGCGCGGCAGCAGGGGGAGGAGCAGCAGCAGCCTGGCGTGCCGGTCCGCCCGTCCGGCGACCTCGAGTACCTCATCGACCTCGCCATCGGCACGCCGCCGCAGCCCGTGTCGGCGCTGCTGGACACCGGCAGCGACCTCATCTGGACGCAGTGCGCGCCGTGCGCGAGCTGCCTCGCGCAGCCGGACCCGCTCTTCGCCCCGGCCGCGTCGTCGTCGTACGTGCCCATGCGCTGCTCCGGCCAGCTCTGCAACGACATCCTGCACCACAGCTGCCAGAGGCCCGACACCTGCACCTACCGCTACAACTACGGCGACGGGACGACCACGCTGGGCGTCTACGCCACCGACCGCTTCACCTTCGCGTCGTCGTCCGGGGAGAGGTTCAGCGTCCCGCTCGGGTTCGGCTGCGGCACCATGAACGTCGGCAGCCTGAACAACGGCTCCGGCATCGTCGGCTTCGGCCGGGACCCGCTCTCGCTCGTGTCCCAGATGTCCATCCGGCGCTTCTCCTACTGCCTCACGCCCTACACAAGCACCAGGAAGAGCACCCTCCTGTTCGGGTCCCTCTCCGATGGCGTCTTCGACGCCGACGACGTCGCCACCGGCCAAGTCCAGACCACGAGGCTCCTGCAGAGCCGCCAGAACCCGACCTTCTACTACGTCCCGTTCACCGGCGTGACGGTCGGCACTCGGCGGCTGCGGATACCGCTCTCGGCGTTCGCCCTGAGGCCCGACGGCTCCGGAGGCGTGATCGTCGACTCCGGCACGGCGCTCACGCTGTTCCCGGCGGCGGTGCTCGCGGAGGTACTGAGGGCGTTCCGCGCGCAGCTGAGGCTGCCGTTCGCGAACAGCAGCAGCCCGGACGACGGCGTCTGCTTCGCGACGCCGATGGCCGCAGGCGGGGGGAGGCGCGCGTCGGCCGCgagggcggtggtggcggtgccGAGGATGGTGTTCCACTTCCAAGGCGCGGACCTAGACCTGCCGCGCCGGAACTACGTGCTGGACGACCCGAGGAGGGGGAGCTTGTGCATCCTCCTGGCCGACTCCGGGGACTCGGGCTCCACGATCGGTAACTTCGTGCAGCAGGACATGCGCGTGCTCTACGACTTGGAGGCCGAGACCCTGTCGTTCGCTCCGGCGCAGTGCTGA